A region of Micromonospora chokoriensis DNA encodes the following proteins:
- a CDS encoding fumarate reductase/succinate dehydrogenase flavoprotein subunit: protein MTTTTRIERHHYDVVVIGAGGAGLRAAIEARLAGKKTAIISKSLFGKAHTVMAEGGAAAAMGNVNSRDNWQVHFRDTMRGGKFLNNFRMAELHAKESPQRIWELETYGALFDRTKDGKISQRNFGGHEYPRLAHVGDRTGLELIRTLQQKIVSLQQDDHREFGSYDARIKVFSETTITELLLDGDRVAGAFGYYRESGEFILFEAPAVVLATGGVGRSYKVTSNSWEYTGDGHALALRAGATLINMEFLQFHPTGMVWPPSVKGILVTESVRGDGGVLKNSEGKRFMFDYVPDVFRKQYAETEEEADRWYTDPDNNRRPPELLPRDEVARAINSEVKAGRGSPAGGVFLDIASRRSADEIRRRLPSMYHQFKELADVDITSEAMEVGPTCHYVMGGVEVDPDSGAAFGHVRGLFAAGEVSGGMHGSNRLGGNSLSDLLVFGKRAGGHAASYADGLTARPKVAVDAVEAAVETALAPLQRDTGESPYTLQQDLQAVMGDLVGIIRREGELADALVRLAELRERVAKVSAAGGRRYNPGWHLALDLRNMLVVSECTAKAALERQESRGGHTREDYPAMEPKWRQVNLVCSLDGDTVRLTRKPLPKMRPELIGLFDRAELAKYLTDEELADFDALVADAGEADNR, encoded by the coding sequence ATGACCACTACCACTCGCATCGAACGACACCACTACGACGTCGTCGTCATCGGGGCCGGCGGCGCCGGTCTGCGTGCCGCCATCGAGGCCCGGCTCGCCGGCAAGAAGACCGCGATCATCTCCAAGTCGCTGTTCGGCAAGGCGCACACGGTGATGGCCGAGGGCGGCGCGGCGGCCGCGATGGGCAACGTGAACAGCCGGGACAACTGGCAGGTGCACTTCCGCGACACCATGCGCGGCGGCAAGTTCCTGAACAACTTCCGGATGGCCGAGCTGCACGCGAAGGAGTCGCCGCAGCGGATCTGGGAGCTGGAGACGTACGGTGCGCTCTTCGACCGCACCAAGGACGGCAAGATCTCGCAGCGCAACTTCGGTGGCCACGAGTACCCGCGCCTGGCGCACGTGGGCGACCGGACCGGCCTGGAGCTGATCCGCACCCTCCAGCAGAAGATCGTCTCGCTCCAGCAGGACGACCACCGGGAGTTCGGCTCGTACGACGCCCGGATCAAGGTCTTCTCCGAGACCACCATCACCGAGCTGCTGCTCGACGGTGACCGGGTCGCCGGCGCGTTCGGCTACTACCGCGAGTCGGGCGAGTTCATCCTCTTCGAGGCGCCGGCCGTGGTGCTGGCGACCGGCGGTGTCGGGCGCTCCTACAAGGTCACCTCGAACTCGTGGGAGTACACCGGGGACGGGCACGCGTTGGCGCTGCGCGCCGGGGCGACGCTGATCAACATGGAGTTCCTCCAGTTCCACCCGACCGGCATGGTCTGGCCGCCCTCGGTGAAGGGCATCCTGGTCACCGAGTCGGTGCGTGGCGACGGTGGTGTCCTGAAGAACTCCGAGGGCAAGCGGTTCATGTTCGACTACGTCCCCGACGTCTTCCGCAAGCAGTACGCGGAGACCGAGGAGGAGGCGGACCGCTGGTACACCGACCCGGACAACAACCGGCGTCCGCCGGAGCTGCTGCCCCGTGACGAGGTGGCCCGTGCGATCAACAGCGAGGTCAAGGCCGGTCGGGGCTCCCCCGCCGGTGGCGTCTTCCTGGACATCGCGAGCCGGCGTTCGGCCGACGAGATCCGGCGGCGGCTGCCGTCGATGTACCACCAGTTCAAGGAGCTGGCGGACGTCGACATCACCTCCGAGGCGATGGAGGTCGGGCCGACCTGCCACTACGTGATGGGCGGCGTCGAGGTCGACCCGGACTCGGGTGCGGCCTTCGGCCACGTACGCGGCCTGTTCGCCGCCGGTGAGGTGTCGGGCGGCATGCACGGCTCCAACCGGCTGGGCGGCAACTCGCTGTCCGACCTGCTGGTCTTCGGCAAGCGGGCGGGCGGCCACGCGGCCAGTTACGCCGACGGGCTGACCGCCCGGCCGAAGGTGGCGGTGGACGCCGTCGAGGCCGCCGTGGAGACCGCGCTCGCTCCGCTGCAGCGTGACACCGGCGAGAGCCCGTACACCCTCCAGCAGGACCTTCAGGCGGTCATGGGGGATCTGGTCGGCATCATCCGCCGGGAGGGTGAGCTGGCCGACGCGCTGGTGCGCCTCGCCGAACTGCGCGAGCGGGTGGCCAAGGTGAGCGCGGCCGGTGGACGGCGCTACAACCCGGGCTGGCACCTGGCCCTGGACCTGCGCAACATGCTGGTGGTCTCGGAGTGCACCGCGAAGGCGGCGCTGGAGCGGCAGGAGTCGCGCGGCGGGCACACCCGGGAGGACTACCCGGCGATGGAGCCGAAGTGGCGGCAGGTGAACCTGGTCTGCTCGCTGGACGGCGACACCGTGCGGCTGACCCGTAAGCCGCTGCCGAAGATGCGACCGGAGCTGATCGGCCTGTTCGATCGTGCGGAGCTGGCCAAGTACCTCACCGACGAGGAGCTGGCCGACTTCGACGCCCTCGTCGCCGACGCTGGAGAGGCGGACAACCGATGA
- a CDS encoding succinate dehydrogenase/fumarate reductase iron-sulfur subunit, protein MSAKRQFRIWRGDETGGDLQDYMVEVNEGEVVLDVIHRLQATDAPDLACRWNCKAGKCGSCSMEINGKPRLGCMTRMSTFGDDETVTVTPLRTFPVIRDLVTDVSFNYEKARETPAFAPPADVAPGDYRMQQVDVERSQEFRKCIECFLCQTVCHVIRDHDENKQAFSGPRYFIRAAELDMHPLDTRTDRKEYAQAEQGLGFCNITKCCTEVCPEHIKITDNGIIPMKERVVDRRYDPLVWLGSKIFRRGETPQTSVTTARQGSATSGSAHGGLHSHAGGSHDSRAEAQAQSGVNWDREVPHPTAPAVDDRGKLPLTELTFDRPAAPSPFGDDVTFPLPPEHLNFAHPDQDKH, encoded by the coding sequence ATGAGCGCGAAGCGTCAGTTCCGGATCTGGCGGGGCGACGAGACCGGCGGGGACCTGCAGGACTACATGGTGGAGGTGAACGAGGGCGAGGTCGTCCTCGACGTCATCCACCGCCTCCAGGCCACCGACGCGCCCGACCTGGCCTGCCGCTGGAACTGCAAGGCCGGCAAGTGTGGCTCCTGCTCCATGGAGATCAACGGCAAGCCGCGGCTGGGCTGCATGACCCGGATGTCGACCTTCGGCGACGACGAGACGGTCACTGTCACCCCGCTGCGGACCTTCCCGGTCATCCGGGACCTGGTCACCGACGTCTCGTTCAACTACGAGAAGGCACGGGAGACACCGGCGTTCGCCCCGCCGGCCGACGTCGCGCCGGGTGACTACCGGATGCAGCAGGTCGACGTGGAGCGCTCGCAGGAGTTCCGCAAGTGCATCGAGTGCTTCCTGTGCCAGACGGTCTGCCACGTCATCCGCGACCACGACGAGAACAAGCAGGCGTTCTCCGGGCCCCGGTACTTCATCCGGGCGGCCGAGCTGGACATGCACCCGCTGGACACCCGGACCGACCGCAAGGAGTACGCGCAGGCCGAACAGGGCCTCGGTTTCTGCAACATCACCAAGTGCTGCACCGAGGTCTGCCCCGAGCACATCAAGATCACTGATAACGGGATCATCCCCATGAAGGAACGGGTCGTCGACCGCAGGTACGATCCCCTTGTGTGGCTTGGTAGCAAGATCTTCCGCCGGGGCGAGACGCCCCAGACCAGCGTGACCACCGCCCGTCAGGGCTCGGCGACGTCGGGTTCAGCCCACGGTGGGCTGCACTCGCACGCGGGTGGTTCCCACGACTCCCGGGCCGAGGCGCAGGCGCAGAGCGGCGTCAACTGGGACCGGGAGGTGCCCCACCCGACCGCTCCGGCGGTGGACGACCGGGGCAAGCTGCCGCTGACCGAGCTCACCTTCGACCGGCCGGCCGCACCATCGCCGTTCGGTGACGACGTGACCTTCCCGCTGCCTCCGGAGCACCTCAACTTCGCGCACCCGGACCAGGACAAGCACTGA